From Candidatus Neptunochlamydia vexilliferae:
GAAGTGATGAGAAGGAGCCAATAGGAGGAAAGGTGGGGACTAAAAAAGGGAACCGGGATCATCAGGCGGTGGAGCTTGCGCATTTTGGCATACCCCTCGAGCATCTCTTTATAGGTTAAAACATCGGAGCCTCCTACATCAAGGGTTTGCCCCATGCACCCAGCATGATCGATGACTTTCACAAGGTAGGCTAGAATATCCCGAACCGCAATCGGTTGACACAGGGAATAGACCCACTTAGGAGTCACCATAATGGGAAGCTTTTCAACAAGGTCGCGGATAATCTCAAAGGAAGCACTTCCCGAGCCAATAATAATCCCGCTGCGGAGCGAGGTTAGTGGGGGCTTGGCTCCTTTTAAAATCGTTTCGACTTCTAAACGGGAACGGAGATGTTTTGAAAGGTGAATGGCAGTGATCAACCCTGTCAGGTAAATCACCTGCTTGCAGCTGGTGGTATTGATATAGGAGACAAAATTTTCTGCAGCCCGTTTATCAAGAACTTCAAAGTCTTCATACTTATGCGCCATTGAGTGGACAAGGTAGTAAGCAACATCGATCTCTTTGGGAAGAGCTTCCAGACTTTCTTTTTTCAGGAGGTCTCCTTGGATCGCTTGTGCCTTGGATGGACGGATACTTTCAGGTCTCCGCGCCACTGCAATGACCTCATGCCCTTCTTCTAAGAGGAGTGGGATGAGTCGCGTTCCAATATAGCCATTAGCTCCAACAACTAACACACGTTTCATGGCCTTACTCTACAGGGCTAACGCATTAAAACAAAAGAAATTTACTCTTACCCTGCCTAGAAATTGAGGCAATATATAGGGGGTAAGCAGAAACTAGTGCTCTGTCAACCCTAAAATTGAGGATAGATTGGTTGAGATTTTTTCGGCTGACAAAGTGTGGAGATCGAATCTAAACTTTTATAAGTTTGTGAGATCGAACATGAAACCAGCCGGGAAAAGAGGCCTTATTCACCTTTTCGCATTTTCGCATTGTGACAAGAAGCTGTCACAACAAGTTGTCTCTCAAAGAGAAGAGACCATCTCTACAGTGAGATGAATCTAGGGTTCTGAATAAAGTAGC
This genomic window contains:
- a CDS encoding SDR family oxidoreductase, giving the protein MKRVLVVGANGYIGTRLIPLLLEEGHEVIAVARRPESIRPSKAQAIQGDLLKKESLEALPKEIDVAYYLVHSMAHKYEDFEVLDKRAAENFVSYINTTSCKQVIYLTGLITAIHLSKHLRSRLEVETILKGAKPPLTSLRSGIIIGSGSASFEIIRDLVEKLPIMVTPKWVYSLCQPIAVRDILAYLVKVIDHAGCMGQTLDVGGSDVLTYKEMLEGYAKMRKLHRLMIPVPFFSPHLSSYWLLLITSTNYYLARSLIDSVKNNAICSDDRIQKIIPQKCLNYQEAVTLALDKIAADQVESTWKDSWSSSGIAPPEDFEIPKFGCLSMGATIDFTGDPDEVFKRVQQMGDRKGWCFMNWAWRIRGLFDRAVGGVGMRKGRRSQADLKAGDVIDFWRVLHVNPEKRRLTLLAEMKLPGEAWLDFKIEKIEKGHRLTQTAIFRPQGVFGRLYWYAFYPVHLIMFPGMLKRLITPR